The window CAACGTACTGAAAAAGGAATAAGAGTTGCAGAAACTTTTAAGCTGAGTGATTTGTAAATTGGAACAAATTAATAACTTACAATTACAATAAGGCTGATTACTATTCAACTGAATAGTTGTTCAATCTAAGAACAGATTTCTTTATTCGTTAAATATTTCGATCAAAATGACGACCGTGTTACGCCGAAACACAAATCTACTACTTTAGCAAAAAAACTTTCGATTTTATTTGTATTTAATCTAAATAATAACAACATTTGTTCCAATGAATAAAGCATGCATTAATATCAACGAGCTAATTAACGTATTCTCTAACAATCATGGATCAGTTTACCAATCTGATAAATTAAATTGTTTCTATTTAGATTTCGGCGGTAAATTCGCCAGATTCAATTGCACTTCACTTAAAAAAATAAAGAAAGTGGTAGAAAATATTGATGTAGATGCATTATTATTAAATACTAAGAAAGCAAATTTTGAGCTTATCACTTTTAACGGATGCGATCATATTTATCTTTTAGATGTTTTAGAAATTGTTGCACTTAAAGACTTGTTACAAGGTGCATTCACCATGTTTAAGCTTAATCATTTAATAAGCGATTGCCTTTATAGACTAACTGTTTAAGCAATTTTTCTTCCCGCTTTATTTCTTTTCGTATTGTTATTTTCTGTTGTTAGCCTTAAATAGCACAACTATTTGGCCAACTAAACCTGATTTAAATGATTCCGATTTTTCATCGGATTAATGAAGAGCGGGACTGCTGAAACCAACAAACCACAAGCTTTGCTTTCCAAAAAAAACATTTAGTTTATTAGTATTGAGAAGCTGAAATAACTTTATTCAGGTTTAGCTTCTGTAAGAAATAAAAAAAACCGCTAGCAATGCCAGCGGTTAAATTATAGTTGGAACGATTTTTTACTTTTTCGGTTTAGCGCTCATATAAAATGTAAGCTTTCCACCATTTGTAATATCTGCATGTCTGATGGTATGATTCGTAATTTCTTTACCGTTTAACATTACTTTCTCAACATAAACATTTTTATCACTCTGTTTGATTGCTTCAACAGTAAATATTTTTCCATTTTCCAATTTAATTACGGCGTTATTAACAGAAGGACTTCCCAAAGAATAAACATCTGAGCCAGGCGCAACAGGATAAAATCCTAAGGAAGAAAACATGTACCAAGCACTCATTTGTCCGCAATCGTCGTTTCCACCTAAACCATCGGCTGTTGGTTTGTATTGCATATTGAGAATGTGACGGATTTGCGCCTGTCCTTTATACACCTCATCGGTCCAATTGTACAAGTAAGCAACATGGTGAGCTGGCTCATTTCCATGAACATAGCCACCAATTATCCCTTCGCGGGTTATATCTTCTGTATGTGCGAAAAATTCATCAGGTAAATGCATGCTGAATAAAGAATCCAAGCGAGACGCAAATTTCTTTTTGCCGCCCATAATTTCTATTAAAGCAGTTGGATCGTGTGGAACAAAAAAGCTGTAATTCCAACTGTTTCCTTCAATAAAACCTTGTCCTTCAGTATCCTTCGGATCAAAAACTTTTTTAAAAGTTCCATCTGCCAACTTAGGACGCATAAAACCTGAAACTTTATCGTAATTGTTTTTCCAGTTTCCAGAACGTTTAATAAATTCATTATAAACATCCATACGGTTCAATTTTTTAGCCAGTTGTGCAATTGCCCAATCATCATAAGCATATTCTAAAGTATTAGAAACCGATACGCCACTTTTTTCAGCGGGAATATATCCTAAGTCCATATAATATCCAATTCCCTCGTAATCACGATGCTTCGCAGTCACGATACATGCGTCTAATGCTTTGTTTGGATCACCATTATAGGTACCCTTTATAATTGCATCGGCCACAACAGAAACGCTGTGATAACCGCTCATACACCAATTATCATTCGCATAATGCGACCAGATTGGTAACATATGCAAGCTACTCTGATCATAATGAGCCAACATCGATTTCACCATATCGTTACTACGGCTAGGTTGCATAATATTGAAAAAAGGATGCAAAGCTCGGTAGGTATCCCATAAAGAAAAAGTAGTATAATTTGTAAATCCATCCGCCTTGTGAATGCCTTGATCTAAGCCTTTATATTCACCATTAACATCTGTATAAGTTGTAGGGTTGATAAAAGCATGATATAAAGCAGTGTAGAAATTGACTTTATTTGTGTTTGAAGAAGTAATTTGGATTTTGTTCAATTCTTTGTTCCAGGTGGCTTGGGCTTCGGTTTTTACTTTTTCAAAATCCCAGCCAGCTATCTCAGTACGCATATTTAGTAATGCATTTTCTTGACTAACAGGTGATAATGCAAATTTGATCTTGATTTTCTCACCTTCCTGGGTATTGAAATCGAAAAACATTTTTAGCTTTTTTCCTGCGATTTCGGGGAAGTTTTGATCTTGGTTAAACTTACCCCAGAAACCTCTGTACGCTTGTTTCGCATCATAACTTTTACGACCGTAACTTTTAAATGCTTTTGAAAAACTCATCGCAAAATAAACAGTTCTGGTTCTTCCCCATCCATTGGTTTGGCGATAGCCTGTAACCAAAGAATCGTTAACTACACGAACGTAAGTCCAAACGGTTTTATCTTCATAATTGTAGATACCAGCCATCAAATCTAAAATAATGTGCGACTGATCTGATTTTTTAAAAGTATATTGATGCATACCAACTCTGGTTGTAGAAGTTAATTCTGCAATAATATCATCATCATCCAACTTAACTTTATAATAACCGGCCTGGGCAATTTCATTAGCGTGCGAATAAGCTGAACGATAGCCACCCTTTGGATTATCTGCAGTTCCAGAATTCAACTGTAATTTTCCCTGTGTAGGCATAATTAAAAAATCACCTAAGTCTGAATGACCCGTTCCGCTAAAATGCGTATGACTAAAACCAGTTATCGTCTTGTCTTCATATTTATAACCAGCGCAATATTTATATACATCACCATTATATTTTCCGTTCACTTCATATGATAAAGTGTCGGTTTCTGGACTTAACTGAACCGAACCAAATGGAACAGTAGCACCAGGAT is drawn from Pedobacter mucosus and contains these coding sequences:
- a CDS encoding GH92 family glycosyl hydrolase, translating into MIKNFILPCILLSSIIVSAQQNLVQYVNPIIGTSKMGHTYPGATVPFGSVQLSPETDTLSYEVNGKYNGDVYKYCAGYKYEDKTITGFSHTHFSGTGHSDLGDFLIMPTQGKLQLNSGTADNPKGGYRSAYSHANEIAQAGYYKVKLDDDDIIAELTSTTRVGMHQYTFKKSDQSHIILDLMAGIYNYEDKTVWTYVRVVNDSLVTGYRQTNGWGRTRTVYFAMSFSKAFKSYGRKSYDAKQAYRGFWGKFNQDQNFPEIAGKKLKMFFDFNTQEGEKIKIKFALSPVSQENALLNMRTEIAGWDFEKVKTEAQATWNKELNKIQITSSNTNKVNFYTALYHAFINPTTYTDVNGEYKGLDQGIHKADGFTNYTTFSLWDTYRALHPFFNIMQPSRSNDMVKSMLAHYDQSSLHMLPIWSHYANDNWCMSGYHSVSVVADAIIKGTYNGDPNKALDACIVTAKHRDYEGIGYYMDLGYIPAEKSGVSVSNTLEYAYDDWAIAQLAKKLNRMDVYNEFIKRSGNWKNNYDKVSGFMRPKLADGTFKKVFDPKDTEGQGFIEGNSWNYSFFVPHDPTALIEIMGGKKKFASRLDSLFSMHLPDEFFAHTEDITREGIIGGYVHGNEPAHHVAYLYNWTDEVYKGQAQIRHILNMQYKPTADGLGGNDDCGQMSAWYMFSSLGFYPVAPGSDVYSLGSPSVNNAVIKLENGKIFTVEAIKQSDKNVYVEKVMLNGKEITNHTIRHADITNGGKLTFYMSAKPKK